A single region of the Bacteroidota bacterium genome encodes:
- a CDS encoding alanine racemase, giving the protein MLPYLLLDQRKCQSNIDKMLEKATKMGVSFRPHFKTHQSATIGSWFGNKSSQAICVSSLKMAEYFAANGWIDITISIPINPNEHNRINKLASIAKINLLVESIEVASSLVKNIHHKVGVFVKIDCGYHRTGISADNIPYIRTVLSHLQHENIHLRGFLSHFGNTYSSSSPQEVKSIYSSSIQQLLELKAQFIPDYPNLQLSIGDTPSCSIVDDFEGADEIRPGNFVFYDVMQWKLGSCHVNDIAVALIVPVLAKHAHRNEIVIHGGAIHLSKEFTMHENGEKMYGLVCRFTNGKWTESIENAYVCSLSQEHGIIKLASQELEKTQIGELLAILPVHSCLTANLMNGFQTLDGQIIRMML; this is encoded by the coding sequence ATGCTTCCTTATTTATTGCTCGATCAGCGCAAATGTCAAAGCAATATTGACAAAATGCTTGAAAAAGCAACTAAAATGGGTGTAAGCTTTAGACCCCATTTTAAAACACATCAGTCAGCCACAATTGGCTCGTGGTTTGGCAATAAAAGCAGTCAAGCTATATGCGTTTCCTCGCTTAAAATGGCAGAATATTTTGCTGCAAACGGATGGATCGATATCACTATTTCCATACCGATCAATCCCAACGAACATAATAGAATCAACAAACTTGCCTCAATAGCAAAAATCAATCTCCTTGTCGAATCCATAGAGGTTGCTTCTTCATTAGTAAAAAATATCCATCATAAAGTTGGTGTGTTTGTCAAAATTGATTGCGGCTATCATCGAACGGGAATCAGCGCTGATAATATACCATATATTCGTACTGTGCTGTCTCATCTTCAACATGAAAACATCCACTTGCGTGGCTTCCTATCACATTTTGGAAATACGTATTCATCATCTTCTCCTCAAGAGGTAAAAAGCATTTATTCATCCTCAATTCAACAACTTCTTGAATTAAAAGCACAATTTATTCCTGATTATCCAAACTTGCAATTGTCTATTGGAGATACACCATCTTGCTCGATTGTTGATGATTTCGAAGGTGCTGATGAAATCAGACCAGGGAATTTTGTGTTTTATGATGTGATGCAATGGAAACTCGGTAGCTGTCATGTTAATGATATTGCAGTGGCTCTTATTGTTCCAGTTTTAGCCAAACATGCACATCGAAATGAAATTGTTATACATGGTGGAGCCATCCATTTGTCGAAAGAGTTTACCATGCATGAAAATGGAGAAAAAATGTATGGACTTGTTTGTCGGTTTACGAATGGAAAATGGACAGAATCAATTGAAAACGCATATGTATGTTCTCTTTCACAAGAACATGGAATCATAAAACTAGCCTCGCAGGAGCTTGAAAAAACACAAATAGGTGAGCTACTTGCTATTTTACCCGTTCATTCCTGCCTGACAGCTAACCTCATGAATGGTTTTCAAACACTTGATGGACAGATAATTCGTATGATGCTCTAG
- a CDS encoding winged helix-turn-helix transcriptional regulator — protein MIKTSLDPEKLECMANKLKALGHPVRIAIIDLLEKNEKLTVTAIQSHLKIEQAATSNHLRILKDQQIVKSVRDGKNKYYSLKLLQLADIVSCVEKCAD, from the coding sequence ATGATCAAGACATCATTAGATCCGGAGAAGTTGGAATGTATGGCAAACAAACTTAAAGCCTTGGGGCATCCAGTACGTATTGCTATTATTGACCTGTTAGAAAAAAATGAAAAACTGACAGTAACAGCAATTCAGTCTCATCTTAAAATCGAGCAAGCCGCTACATCAAATCACTTACGTATTTTAAAAGACCAGCAGATTGTTAAATCTGTTAGAGATGGAAAGAATAAGTATTATTCCTTAAAACTATTACAACTTGCAGACATCGTAAGTTGTGTTGAAAAATGTGCCGACTAA
- a CDS encoding TonB-dependent receptor plug domain-containing protein: protein MRIDKYFISCIFIFLATISLAQNNKAIVYGRITDLNNNPVELANITINNGRQGSISNASGYYELEIPANKVVELTFSYVKNFKTIKIGPINEGIRIKKNVLLDIFVELDPFEVKGSTFKEKNLMQKVDTRALDMLPSPGEKVIAAIKTFPGVSSSSELSSSYSVRGGNYDENLVYINDIEIYRPFLIRSGQQEGLPIINSDLVESLQFSAGGFEAKYGDKLSSVLDIKYKTPKEFEGNVTANLLGASAHVEGRSKNLRFTYLLGARQRSTSYLLNTLDTKGDYNSSFTDFQSYFTYQISPEVRIDYFSYFGKNSYNLIPETKETSFGTHELTLRLKVYFDGQEITAYENYLNAITLNIKPRDSVEMKVIASVYNTDETEYFDIQGQYWLNQVDTDPNSESFNDSIMNLGVGTFLDHARNRLFADIYSLQFKYSRLFEKSELRMGFKAQHERITDHLREWRLIDSAGYSIPINKDLLIMDRFLTSTIHLNSFRYSAYAQNTFLLSDSTNTYLTAGLRANYWDFNQEFGITPRIQFVTEPFRKEILRELAKGVSDSLLKYKRNIQFKAAIGMYYQPPFYRELRDREGVLNAEIRSQKSYQIVLGSDVYFRMWGKTFKWMTEAYFKYLTDVIPYDIEDIRIRYFAENNAVGYATGLDMQIYGEFVGELPSWLSLSVMKTMEDVEGDYSRRYDSSIMDFVTGPQGYIPRPTDQRFMASILFQDFLPKIPTSKVHLNLVFGTSLPFGPPQYPYLRNLFRMRSYKRIDVGFSQLLVSKSNDHLSKLKFLNHFESVWISGEIFNMFGFENVISYFWIKDVGNNLWGVPNYLTARRFNVSMTVKF, encoded by the coding sequence ATGAGAATTGATAAGTATTTTATAAGTTGTATTTTCATCTTTCTGGCAACAATTTCCCTTGCGCAAAACAACAAGGCAATTGTTTATGGTCGAATTACGGATCTGAATAATAATCCTGTCGAGTTAGCTAATATCACCATTAATAATGGCAGACAAGGAAGCATTTCAAATGCATCGGGCTATTATGAACTGGAGATTCCTGCTAATAAAGTGGTTGAGTTAACATTTTCGTATGTTAAAAATTTCAAGACAATAAAGATTGGGCCCATAAACGAAGGAATAAGAATAAAGAAAAATGTATTATTAGATATTTTTGTAGAGCTTGATCCCTTTGAGGTGAAGGGCTCAACTTTCAAGGAAAAAAACTTGATGCAAAAAGTTGATACCAGAGCACTTGATATGCTACCATCACCAGGGGAGAAAGTAATCGCTGCAATCAAAACATTCCCAGGAGTATCGTCTTCCTCAGAATTAAGCTCGAGCTATTCTGTTCGGGGAGGTAATTACGATGAGAACTTAGTTTACATTAATGATATTGAAATCTACCGACCTTTTCTTATCCGCTCAGGTCAGCAAGAAGGATTACCCATTATCAATTCTGATTTAGTAGAATCGTTACAATTTTCGGCTGGAGGATTTGAAGCTAAATACGGAGATAAATTATCATCGGTATTGGACATCAAATACAAAACACCCAAAGAATTTGAAGGCAATGTAACGGCAAATTTGCTGGGAGCTTCTGCTCATGTTGAAGGAAGGTCGAAAAACCTTCGCTTCACCTATTTACTGGGTGCAAGGCAAAGATCTACCTCATATCTGCTCAATACATTGGACACCAAAGGAGACTATAACTCATCCTTTACCGATTTTCAATCTTATTTTACATATCAAATCAGTCCAGAAGTTAGGATAGACTATTTCTCCTATTTTGGAAAAAATTCCTACAATCTGATACCGGAAACAAAAGAAACATCCTTTGGCACACATGAGCTTACATTGCGACTGAAAGTGTATTTTGATGGACAGGAGATAACAGCTTATGAAAACTATTTAAATGCAATTACACTAAACATCAAGCCCAGAGACAGTGTAGAAATGAAAGTAATTGCTTCGGTATACAATACAGATGAAACAGAATATTTCGATATCCAAGGACAGTATTGGTTAAATCAGGTAGATACAGATCCCAATTCAGAATCATTTAATGATTCAATAATGAACTTGGGAGTAGGTACTTTTCTTGATCATGCACGAAACCGTTTGTTTGCCGATATATACAGTTTGCAGTTTAAGTATAGCAGATTGTTTGAAAAATCAGAACTCCGAATGGGTTTTAAAGCGCAGCATGAACGGATTACCGATCACTTAAGAGAGTGGAGGCTTATTGACTCAGCAGGATATTCCATTCCTATTAACAAGGATTTGTTAATCATGGATCGCTTTTTAACTTCCACAATTCATCTGAATTCATTTCGATATAGCGCCTATGCGCAGAATACTTTTTTACTTTCAGATTCAACCAATACTTATTTGACTGCTGGTTTGCGAGCAAACTATTGGGATTTTAATCAGGAATTTGGCATTACTCCCAGAATTCAATTTGTAACCGAGCCTTTCAGAAAAGAAATACTAAGAGAACTAGCGAAAGGAGTGAGTGACAGTTTGTTGAAATACAAACGCAATATCCAATTTAAGGCTGCTATTGGCATGTATTATCAGCCTCCTTTTTATCGAGAATTGCGCGATAGAGAGGGTGTGCTGAATGCAGAAATCAGATCCCAAAAGTCCTATCAAATTGTGCTGGGAAGTGATGTTTATTTCAGAATGTGGGGAAAAACATTTAAGTGGATGACAGAAGCTTATTTTAAGTATTTAACAGACGTTATCCCTTACGACATTGAAGACATCCGTATTAGATATTTCGCAGAAAATAATGCAGTTGGCTATGCAACAGGACTCGACATGCAAATATATGGTGAGTTTGTTGGAGAGCTTCCGTCCTGGCTAAGCTTATCAGTTATGAAAACCATGGAGGATGTGGAGGGAGATTATTCCAGACGCTATGATTCCTCAATTATGGATTTTGTGACAGGTCCTCAGGGATATATCCCTCGGCCTACAGACCAGCGTTTTATGGCATCCATTCTTTTTCAGGACTTTCTTCCGAAAATACCAACCTCAAAAGTTCATCTGAATTTAGTTTTTGGAACTTCACTGCCATTCGGCCCACCTCAATATCCTTATTTAAGGAACTTATTCAGAATGCGTTCCTATAAGCGTATCGATGTTGGCTTTTCACAATTGTTGGTTTCCAAAAGCAACGACCATTTAAGCAAATTAAAGTTTCTTAATCACTTTGAATCGGTTTGGATTAGTGGAGAAATTTTCAATATGTTTGGATTTGAAAATGTTATTTCATATTTCTGGATTAAGGATGTAGGAAATAATTTGTGGGGCGTTCCAAATTACCTCACGGCCAGAAGATTTAATGTGAGCATGACCGTTAAATTCTAA
- a CDS encoding asparaginase, with the protein SSDDKIIITHGTDSMIETASDLAKIADKVIVLTGAMRPEKFTDSDADINIGLALGAVQTKAAGVYIAMHGCIFKWNEVTRHPESGQFIKS; encoded by the coding sequence AAGTTCTGATGACAAAATTATCATTACACATGGAACTGATAGTATGATAGAAACAGCTTCGGATCTGGCTAAAATAGCTGATAAAGTTATTGTACTTACTGGAGCTATGCGACCAGAAAAATTTACCGACTCTGATGCAGATATTAACATCGGATTAGCTTTAGGTGCTGTTCAAACAAAGGCGGCTGGAGTTTATATTGCCATGCATGGCTGCATATTTAAATGGAATGAGGTTACAAGGCATCCCGAAAGTGGACAATTCATAAAATCATAG
- the rsgA gene encoding ribosome small subunit-dependent GTPase A, which translates to MEKQFGVVIKSTGSWYSVLADDKNTYACRIKGKFRLDNFKSTNPIAVGDRIRFHFDSKLNYSVIDQIEERRNFLVRKSTNLSKQSHIIASNLDYAIIIASLKTPRISTAFIDRFLVIIQAYEITPIIVFNKIDLLNESEKAYLDELVELYDYLGFKCFTTCAIKGTHIQELKSFLKGKTSLFTGQSGVGKSTILNCIDPELGLKISSISTSTKKGKHSTTFYEMHQLDEDTFIVDSPGIRELGLFDFEAFEVGLFFPEFKSLATSCKYPNCLHMHEPECAIIHAVEEGLILEERYINYLKILEDFNL; encoded by the coding sequence TTGGAAAAACAATTTGGTGTTGTCATAAAATCTACCGGCAGCTGGTATTCTGTATTGGCCGATGATAAAAATACCTATGCTTGTCGGATAAAAGGAAAGTTCCGACTTGATAATTTCAAAAGTACGAATCCAATTGCAGTAGGAGATCGGATTCGATTTCATTTCGACAGCAAATTAAACTATTCAGTAATCGACCAAATCGAAGAGCGCAGGAACTTTCTGGTACGTAAATCGACTAACCTTTCCAAGCAATCGCATATCATAGCCTCAAATCTTGATTATGCAATCATAATTGCTTCACTAAAAACACCACGAATTTCAACTGCTTTTATCGATCGTTTTCTGGTTATTATACAAGCTTATGAAATTACTCCGATAATCGTATTCAATAAAATTGATTTATTGAATGAATCAGAGAAAGCCTATTTGGATGAATTAGTTGAGTTGTATGATTATCTTGGTTTTAAATGTTTCACTACTTGCGCAATAAAAGGAACACATATCCAAGAACTCAAATCTTTTTTGAAAGGTAAAACCAGCTTATTTACAGGGCAATCTGGGGTTGGTAAAAGCACTATTCTAAATTGCATTGATCCGGAATTAGGTTTGAAGATATCATCCATATCAACCTCCACAAAAAAAGGAAAACACAGTACTACTTTTTATGAAATGCATCAATTAGATGAGGACACATTCATTGTTGATTCTCCGGGCATTCGTGAATTAGGCCTGTTTGATTTTGAAGCATTTGAGGTAGGTTTGTTTTTTCCTGAATTCAAGTCATTGGCTACCTCTTGTAAATACCCAAACTGTTTACATATGCATGAACCAGAATGTGCTATTATTCATGCTGTAGAAGAGGGATTGATTTTAGAAGAACGCTATATCAATTATTTGAAAATTCTTGAAGATTTTAATTTATAA
- a CDS encoding o-succinylbenzoate synthase encodes MQYQATYKKHILDFKQAAKTSRNTLKQKPTYLITISDTEKEIIGTGEASTIEGLSRDNEELIEDKISTVCAEINQTQKLNPASDLSLFPAVKFGFETAIRDLQMGGEKIFYETDFTQKRKGIPINGLIWMGDLAFMKEQILEKLENGYNCLKLKIGSHHFNDELALIRQIRKEFTARDIVLRVDANGAFANSEAFEKLKRLADLDIHSIEQPIMAGQWDEMARLCAQTPLPIALDEELISVQEKNQILETIKPQYIILKPSLLGGFEESNEWIKAAEKISIDWWATSALESNIGLNAIAQWVSTHPIETHQGLGTGQLYTNNIASNLSIEKGYLYFN; translated from the coding sequence ATGCAATATCAGGCTACATATAAAAAACACATTTTAGATTTTAAACAAGCTGCTAAAACATCCAGAAATACGCTTAAGCAGAAACCAACTTACCTGATTACAATTAGCGATACTGAAAAAGAAATTATCGGTACTGGAGAAGCATCAACAATTGAGGGCTTAAGTCGGGATAATGAAGAATTGATTGAAGATAAAATTTCGACCGTTTGTGCCGAAATCAATCAAACACAGAAACTTAATCCCGCAAGCGATTTATCCTTGTTTCCTGCCGTTAAGTTTGGATTTGAAACGGCCATTCGCGATTTACAAATGGGAGGTGAAAAAATATTCTATGAAACTGATTTCACTCAAAAACGAAAAGGAATTCCCATTAATGGCTTAATCTGGATGGGCGATCTGGCCTTTATGAAAGAGCAGATTTTAGAGAAATTAGAAAATGGATACAATTGTTTAAAACTTAAAATTGGCAGCCATCATTTTAATGACGAACTGGCGTTGATTCGGCAAATCAGAAAAGAATTTACAGCAAGAGACATTGTTCTTCGAGTGGATGCAAACGGAGCATTTGCAAACAGCGAAGCTTTCGAAAAACTAAAACGTCTCGCTGATTTAGACATCCACTCCATTGAACAACCAATTATGGCTGGGCAGTGGGATGAAATGGCACGCTTATGTGCACAAACACCATTACCAATTGCACTTGATGAAGAATTAATTAGTGTTCAGGAAAAGAACCAAATTCTTGAAACAATAAAACCACAATATATTATCCTTAAGCCATCTTTACTCGGTGGATTTGAAGAATCGAATGAATGGATAAAAGCTGCAGAAAAAATCAGTATTGACTGGTGGGCAACTTCTGCTCTTGAATCAAATATTGGACTGAATGCAATAGCTCAGTGGGTTAGTACGCATCCTATTGAAACACACCAGGGCTTGGGTACAGGACAACTATATACCAATAATATTGCTTCTAATTTGTCGATCGAAAAGGGATATTTGTATTTCAATTGA
- a CDS encoding NUDIX domain-containing protein, with the protein MLQNYKIFSGQIEIIITSVKPEKLRKKEVVFIIDLLNQIMQILPLIRKGGKKNRIHIIHKKPELAFNYFSACYRNIIAAGGIIRNSKGEILLIKKNDKWDLPKGQIKRGEKKRDAAMREISEECGVKQLEIVKKIEKTYHIGRKKGKRFFKTTHWYEMNCWDENNLQPEIAEGISEVKWVRLSQLPFYSENTYANLKKMLDQYSKKGLI; encoded by the coding sequence ATGCTGCAAAACTATAAAATTTTTTCAGGGCAAATTGAAATAATTATAACTTCTGTGAAGCCCGAAAAGCTTCGTAAAAAAGAAGTTGTTTTTATTATTGATCTATTGAATCAAATTATGCAAATACTTCCTCTTATCAGAAAAGGAGGAAAAAAGAATCGAATTCATATTATCCATAAGAAGCCTGAACTTGCTTTTAACTATTTTTCAGCTTGTTATCGAAATATTATTGCCGCAGGGGGTATTATTCGAAATAGCAAGGGAGAAATTCTGCTTATTAAGAAAAATGACAAATGGGATCTTCCCAAAGGGCAAATAAAGCGTGGAGAGAAAAAACGAGATGCAGCCATGCGAGAAATATCCGAAGAATGTGGCGTAAAACAACTTGAAATTGTCAAAAAAATTGAGAAAACCTATCATATTGGACGTAAAAAAGGAAAGCGATTTTTTAAAACCACACATTGGTACGAAATGAATTGCTGGGATGAAAATAATTTACAACCAGAAATAGCTGAGGGCATTAGTGAAGTGAAATGGGTTCGATTATCTCAACTCCCGTTTTATTCAGAAAACACCTATGCCAACCTCAAAAAAATGCTAGATCAATACAGCAAAAAAGGCTTAATTTAG
- a CDS encoding D-tyrosyl-tRNA(Tyr) deacylase: protein MRVVIQRVKKATVIIDNKLFSEISQGLLILLGIEEKDGSEDIEWLCKKISLLRVFDDEFGTMNLSVQDIKGDLMVVSQFTLHASTKKGNRPSYIKAADPLISIPLYEQFVESLEQASGIKVKTGKFGAIMNVALFNDGPVTLIIDSKNKE from the coding sequence ATGCGAGTAGTCATTCAACGAGTTAAAAAAGCCACAGTTATTATTGATAACAAATTGTTTTCTGAAATAAGTCAGGGCTTATTGATTTTGCTGGGAATTGAAGAAAAAGATGGCTCTGAAGATATTGAATGGCTTTGTAAAAAAATCAGTCTGCTTCGCGTTTTTGATGACGAATTTGGCACCATGAATTTATCCGTTCAGGATATCAAAGGCGATCTGATGGTTGTAAGCCAATTTACCCTACATGCCAGTACAAAAAAGGGGAACAGACCTTCCTATATCAAAGCAGCTGATCCGCTAATATCAATTCCTTTGTATGAGCAATTTGTTGAATCTCTTGAACAAGCAAGTGGGATTAAGGTAAAAACCGGAAAATTTGGAGCCATAATGAATGTCGCTCTTTTTAATGATGGGCCAGTAACTTTGATTATTGATTCCAAAAACAAAGAATAA
- a CDS encoding orotate phosphoribosyltransferase: MIYDVKTGRQVAKFLLEKKAVILKPEDPFTWASGWKSPIYCDNRKLLSYPPERTYIKLALSQLIKAVYPEFDAVVGVATAGIAHAALVGDQTRKPMAYARTKAKEHGTKSVIEGNLEKDHKVVIIEDLISTGKSSLAVVDGVKEAGYNVLGMVAIFSYDFPIATEASKNAGVDFYTLSDYNLLIEEAVKMNYIKDSDVQVLQQWRNNPAEWGK, encoded by the coding sequence ATGATTTATGACGTGAAAACAGGCCGGCAAGTTGCGAAATTTTTGCTGGAAAAAAAAGCAGTAATTTTAAAACCTGAAGATCCATTTACATGGGCATCGGGTTGGAAATCGCCAATTTATTGTGATAATAGAAAATTGCTAAGCTATCCTCCTGAAAGAACTTATATCAAATTGGCATTATCTCAATTGATAAAAGCCGTATATCCAGAATTTGATGCAGTTGTAGGAGTTGCGACAGCTGGTATTGCACATGCTGCCCTTGTGGGAGATCAAACCCGAAAACCGATGGCTTATGCCAGAACAAAGGCCAAAGAACATGGAACAAAAAGTGTGATTGAAGGCAATCTTGAAAAAGACCATAAAGTGGTTATTATTGAAGATTTGATTTCAACGGGTAAAAGTAGTTTGGCGGTTGTTGATGGTGTAAAAGAGGCTGGCTACAATGTGCTCGGCATGGTTGCTATTTTCTCTTATGATTTTCCAATTGCAACAGAAGCTTCAAAAAATGCTGGAGTCGATTTTTATACATTGAGTGATTATAACCTTTTGATAGAAGAAGCTGTAAAAATGAATTATATTAAGGATTCAGATGTTCAGGTTTTGCAACAATGGAGAAATAATCCTGCTGAGTGGGGGAAATAG
- a CDS encoding DUF2809 domain-containing protein has protein sequence MKNRLTYIVILLFAGILGYSSRYFADNLPVFIADYAGDTFWAFAVYFFLKSIFPKSKTIKVALISILFSILIEFSQFYHAQWIDSIRETFIGGLVLGFGFRWEDLVCYTAGVLLALSADLILHKNLLFKTKQS, from the coding sequence GTGAAAAATAGGCTTACCTATATTGTCATCTTACTATTTGCAGGTATATTGGGTTATTCTTCCAGATATTTTGCTGATAATTTGCCAGTTTTTATTGCAGATTATGCTGGGGATACTTTCTGGGCTTTTGCAGTATATTTTTTTCTTAAGTCAATATTTCCGAAATCAAAAACCATTAAAGTTGCTCTTATTTCAATTCTATTTTCAATATTGATTGAATTCTCTCAATTTTACCATGCCCAATGGATTGATTCTATTCGGGAAACATTTATTGGTGGGCTTGTTTTAGGTTTTGGTTTCCGTTGGGAAGACTTAGTTTGTTATACTGCAGGAGTACTTTTGGCCTTATCAGCTGATTTAATTCTTCATAAAAACCTGCTATTCAAAACAAAACAATCCTAA